One window from the genome of Elaeis guineensis isolate ETL-2024a chromosome 5, EG11, whole genome shotgun sequence encodes:
- the LOC105046264 gene encoding uncharacterized protein produces the protein MEMDIPAPEELEWLETNALFSEEEDYTVVEEVAGGDQAEDLTEVFRRKASDPPTTIEIQTSKKRPREKEAAAALEGVLADDERGVRRRASGDDSDEEWLRYSPPKDVAAADATPERDVAVPDVAEEKFISRFASEIEGGSMPVTGPCGDRVYAKMSSGEMGGTQRKLIREKPANYLLSEPISILSRRVEQDALAKALQTSFDSPIHQTHSTSQTVNEQLWVEKYAPKSFTELLSDEQTNREVLLWLKQWDSSVFGSQIRATTDDVLSALRRHSSVQHQKFSNLKSFFGTKRGALFSNQNFKSSDVFDRENNNLKGVSELSSRKSPVNHLPEQKVLLLCGPPGLGKTTLAHVAAKHCGYRVVEINASDDRSTSMIESKILDVVQMNSVMPDSKPKCLVIDEIDGALGEGKGAVEVILKMWAAEKKSIADKGNATQEAQPGKASSRKGRKAVALSRPVICICNDLYAPALRPLRQVAKVHTFVQPTVNRVVNRLKYICKKEGFKTSTIALSALAEYTECDIRSCLNTLQFLNKKKEALNILEVGSQVVGRKDMSRSAFDVWKEILQKRKLKCEKKSMSGCSGHGDFDYLYSLISNRGEYELTVDGIYENLLHLPYHDPLMQKTVKCLDILGVSDSLLQYVMRTQQMSLHVHQPPIAITISRLVAQVEKPNIEWPKTFQRYRVMLMEKKDLLKTWQNKIVPSISRHLSIKSFVQDVVSPFLHILTPPILRPVALHLQSEKEKDDLAQLVDTMVSYSVTYKNSKPEPSQKAHKYGAVPDASVLCLDPSIDDFVKFKDYQSEHCGLSAAMRQVLVHEVDKQRILRESTGRSMNLTDESSSVKQASATINAEVIPMINMTESSSVDGSNKLNAALIQRQEISKDASKTSSEVNKKLPTSGVNLRSPGNPKKSSGHPSGFFDRFRKEGSKDSMVSGDALQKAATTERDARPLLFKYNEGFTNAVKRPVRIRDLLI, from the exons ATGGAGATGGACATCCCAGCTCCCGAGGAGCTCGAATGGCTCGAGACCAACGCTCTTttctccgaagaagaagattacaCGGTGGTGGAAGAAGTCGCCGGAGGAGATCAAGCAGAAGATCTCACAGAGGTCTTTCGACGGAAAGCCTCAG ATCCACCCACAACAATCGAGATCCAGACCAGCAAGAAGCGGCCTCGAGAGAAGGAAGCGGCGGCGGCTTTGGAAGGGGTACTTGCTGACGATGAAAGAGGGGTCAGGAGAAGAGCATCGGGAGATGATAGCGATGAGGAGTGGCTTCGGTACTCACCACCAAAGGATGTGGCGGCGGCTGATGCGACACCTGAGAGGGATGTTGCAGTGCCGGATGTTGCCGAGGAGAAGTTTATTTCCCGATTTGCTTCGGAGATCGAGGGAGGGAGCATGCCGGTGACCGGGCCCTGTGGAGACAGGGTTTATGCTAAGATGAGCTCGGGGGAGATGGGTGGAACCCAGAGGAAGCTAATACGAGAAAAGCCTGCTAATT ACCTTCTTTCAGAACCTATCAGTATATTAAGCAGAAGAGTGGAGCAAGACGCTTTAGCAAAG GCTTTGCAAACAAGTTTTGACTCACCAATACATCAAACCCATTCTACAAGTCAGACAGTCAATGAACAACTTTGGGTAGAGAAATATGCTCCAAAGTCTTTCACAGAACTTCTTAGTGATGAACAGACAAATAGGGAG GTACTTTTATGGTTGAAGCAATGGGATTCCTCTGTGTTTGGATCCCAAATTAGGGCTACCACTGATGATGTTTTATCTGCTTTACGACGACATTCTTCGGTTCAACATCAGAAATTTTCCAATCTCAAAAGCTTCTTTGGCACAAAAAGGGGAGCTCTTTTCAgcaatcaaaatttcaaatcttcaGATGTTTTTGATAGGGAAAATAACAATTTGAAAGGTGTATCTGAATTATCGAGCAGAAAGTCCCCAGTCAACCATCTGCCAGAACAAAAG GTGCTTCTACTATGTGGTCCACCAGGGCTTGGAAAGACCACACTTGCACATGTAGCTGCTAAGCATTGTGGATACCGTGTTGTCGAG ATAAATGCAAGTGATGATCGTTCAACTtcaatgattgaatctaaaattcttgATGTGGTGCAGATGAACTCTGTGATGCCTGACTCCAAGCCAAAGTGTTTG GTAATTGATGAAATTGATGGAGCACTTGGTGAAGGAAAGGGTGCAGTGGAGGTGATTCTGAAAATG tgggctgctgaaaagaaaTCCATTGCTGACAAAGGAAATGCTACTCAGGAAGCTCAACCAGGAAAGGCTTCTTCAAGAAAAGGACGCAAAGCAGTAGCATTGTCTAGGCCT GTAATTTGCATATGCAATGACCTCTATGCCCCAGCTTTGAGGCCATTGAGACAAGTGGCCAA GGTGCACACATTTGTTCAGCCAACAGTTAACCGTGTTGTGAACAG GCTTAAATATATCTGCAAAAAAGAAGGATTCAAGACAAGTACAATAGCTCTTTCTGCACTGGCTGAATATACTG AATGTGACATCCGTTCATGCTTAAACACACTTCAATTTCTGAATAAGAAGAAAGAAGCCCTCAACATT TTGGAGGTTGGTTCCCAAGTAGTAGGTCGGAAGGACATGTCAAGAAGCGCTTTTGATGTGTGGAAGGAG ATTTTGCAGAAGAGAAAATTGAAGTGCGAAAAGAAATCCATGAGTGGCTGCAGTGGACATGGAGATTTTGACTATCTGTACTCTCTCATATCTAACCG TGGTGAATATGAACTGACTGTGGATGGTATTTATGAAAACCTTTTGCATCTCCCTTATCATGATCCACTGATGCAAAAGACC GTTAAATGTCTTGACATACTGGGTGTTTCTGATTCATTACTTCAGTATGTCATGCGGACACAGCAGATGTCACTCCATG TCCATCAACCTCCTATTGCAATAACTATTAGCCGCCTGGTAGCACAAGTCGAGAAACCAAACATTGAATGGCCAAAGACCTTTCAAAG ATATCGAGTGATGCTTATGGAGAAAAAAGACTTACTGAAGACTTGGCAAAACAAAATTGTGCCATCTATTTCAAGGCATCTATCGATCAAGTCTTTTGTACAAGATGTTGTTTCTCCATTCTTACATATTTTAACACCACCAATTTTGAGGCCG GTGGCATTGCATTTAcaatcagaaaaagaaaaggatgatcTTGCCCAACTAGTAGATACCATGGTTTCGTATTCTGTAACGTATAAAAACTCAAAACCTGAGCCTTCGCAAAAGGCCCATAAATATGGAGCAGTTCCTGATGCTTCAGTGCTTTGTTTGGATCCCTCCATTGATGACTTTGTGAAATTTAAG GATTATCAATCTGAGCATTGTGGACTCTCTGCAGCCATGAGGCAGGTCTTGGTTCATGAG GTTGATAAGCAGAGAATTCTGCGAGAGAGCACTGGAAGGTCCATGAATCTAACTGATGAAAGCAGCAGTGTGAAGCAAGCATCAGCTACCATAAATGCTGAAGTGATTCCAATGATAAATATGACTGAATCTTCATCCGTTGATGGCAGCAACAAGTTAAATGCAGCTTTGATTCAGAGGCAAGAGATATCCAAGGATGCTTCAAAGACAAGTTCAGAAGTCAACAAAAAACTGCCAACTTCTGGTGTGAATTTAAGAAGTCCAGGAAATCCAAAAAAATCTTCTGGTCACCCTTCTGGTTTCTTTGATAG GTTTAGAAAAGAAGGCAGCAAAGACTCCATGGTGTCTGGAGATGCTTTGCAAAAGGCAGCAACTACTGAAAGAGATGCACGCCCACTACTTTTCAAGTACAATGAG GGTTTCACCAATGCAGTGAAAAGACCGGTGAGAATCCGTGACCTGCTAATCTAG
- the LOC105046265 gene encoding uncharacterized protein — MASFGIMGFGAAAASGRVFAATAAKSTGGSGEEKGLLDWILGGLQKEDQLLETDPVLQKVEEKNGGGRKSTNSVSIPNNKKKSGGGFGGLFAKK, encoded by the coding sequence ATGGCTTCGTTCGGCATAATGGGTTTCGGAGCGGCAGCGGCGAGCGGGAGGGTGTTCGCGGCGACGGCGGCGAAGAGCACGGGGGGAAGCGGGGAGGAGAAGGGGCTGCTAGACTGGATCCTTGGTGGGCTGCAGAAGGAGGACCAGCTCCTGGAGACTGACCCCGTCCTccagaaggttgaggagaagaacGGCGGTGGCCGCAAGTCCACCAACTCCGTCTCCATTCCCAACAACAAAAAGAAATCCGGCGGCGGGTTTGGAGGCCTCTTTGCCAAGAAATAA
- the LOC105046263 gene encoding WUSCHEL-related homeobox 9 produces MDEGDRFGTARVGAKCGRWNPTAEQVKVLTDLFRSGLRTPSTDQIQTISSHLSSFGKIESKNVFYWFQNHKARERHHKKRRRGGPGPGAGGGEDHLLLLPDKRGARTRSLPSNDDSRKSEQEVMWEERQREIETLELFPLKSYDLAAEKWRSMRNECKEAGFLEAGMDPPLDLSLRFL; encoded by the exons ATGGACGAAGGCGACCGGTTCGGTACGGCCAGAGTTGGGGCCAAGTGCGGGCGCTGGAACCCAACCGCAGAACAAGTCAAGGTGCTGACTGATCTCTTCCGCTCGGGGCTCCGAACCCCCAGCACCGACCAGATCCAGACCATCTCCTCCCACCTCAGTTCCTTCGGCAAGATCGAGAGCAAGAACGTCTTCTACTGGTTCCAGAACCACAAGGCTCGCGAGCGCCATCACAAGAAGCGCCGACGTGGGGGACCTGGACCTGGAGCCGGAGGAGGAGAGGACCACCTCCTGCTGCTCCCTGACAAGAGAGGAGCTAGAACTAGAAGCCTCCCCAGCAATGACG ATTCTAGGAAGAGCGAACAGGAAGTGATGTGGGAAGAGCGGCAGAGAGAAATCGAGACGTTGGAGTTGTTCCCATTGAAGTCTTACGACCTGGCAGCAGAGAAGTGGCGGTCAATGAGAAACGAGTGCAAAGAAGCAGGTTTCCTGGAAGCTGGAATGGATCCACCGTTGGATCTGAGTCTGAGGTTTTTGTAG
- the LOC105046262 gene encoding eukaryotic translation initiation factor 3 subunit F, whose translation MAASKQTVLQFFPSTTSLSARVHPVVLFNICDCYVRRPDQADRVIGTLLGSVSPDGTVEIKNSYAVPHNESADQVALDIDYHHNMFMSHQKVNPKEVIVGWYSTGFGVSGGSTLIHEFYSREVSNPVHLTVDTGFQNGEASIKAYVSVNLSLGDRQLAAQFQEIPLDMRMIEAERVGFDILKMAMVDKLPNDLEGMEASMERLLALIDDVYKYVDDVVEGRVTPDNNIGRFIADTLSSVPKLSPAAFDKLFNDRIQDNLALVYLSSLTRTQLSVAEKLNTAAQIL comes from the exons ATGGCGGCCAGCAAGCAGACGGTGCTGCAGTTCTTTCCGTCGACGACGAGTCTGAGCGCCAGAGTCCACCCCGTGGTCCTCTTCAACATCTGCGACTGCTATGTGCGGCGCCCCGACCAGGCCGACCGAGTCATCGGCACCCTCCTCGGCTCCGTTTCCCCCGACGGCACTGTCGAGATCAAGAACTCCTACGCCGTCCCCCACAACGAGTCCGCCGACCAG gttgctttggatattgattaCCATCATAACATGTTTATGTCCCACCAGAAAGTCAACCCAAAGGAAGTGATAGTTGGATG GTATTCGACTGGCTTTGGTGTTTCAGGTGGGAGTACATTGATACATGAATTTTATTCGAGAGAAGTATCAAATCCTGTTCATCTTACTGTTGATACCGGATTCCAAAATGGTGAGGCTTCCATCAAAGCTTATGTGTCTGTCAATTTGTCTCTTGGAGATCGGCAACTCGCGGCACAATTTCAAGAAATTCCTCTGGATATGCGGATGATTGAAGCGGAACGAGTTGGAT TTGACATCTTAAAGATGGCAATGGTGGACAAGCTTCCTAATGATTTAGAAGGAATGGAAGCTTCAATGGAAAGACTGCTTGCTTTGATTGATGATGTCTACAAATATGTGGATGATGTTGTG GAAGGACGTGTAACCCCAGATAATAATATCGGGAGATTCATTGCAGACACTTTGTCATCAGTTCCCAAACTTTCCCCGGCAGCATTTGACAAGCTTTTCAATGATAGAATTCAG GATAATCTTGCGCTGGTTTACTTATCAAGCCTCACTAGGACACAACTCAGCGTAGCAGAGAAGCTGAATACTGCTGCCCAGATCTTGTAG